The following proteins come from a genomic window of Streptomyces sp. NBC_01716:
- the ftsY gene encoding signal recognition particle-docking protein FtsY, producing MDIVILAVVIALVVVGVISGFVVTSRRKKQLPPKAPSSTPTITTPPAEPHVGDEAGPPREEPRRTIEEVGLPEATATPPAVEDPVVAAPPVAIEVPEPSAGRLVRLRSRLARSQNTLGKGLLTLLSREHLDEETWEEIEDTLLTADVGVAPTHELVERLRERVRVLGTRTPEELRSLLREELLALLRTDFDRAVKTESGLDTPGVVMVVGVNGTGKTTTTGKLARVLVADGRSVVLGAADTFRAAAADQLQTWGERVGARTVRGPEGGDPASIAFDAVKEGIAEGADVVLIDTAGRLHTKTGLMDELGKVKRVVEKHGPLDEVLLVLDATTGQNGLVQARVFAEVVDITGIVLTKLDGTAKGGIVIAVQRELGVPVKLIGLGEGPDDLAPFEPEAFVDALIDG from the coding sequence GTGGACATCGTCATTCTTGCCGTAGTCATCGCCCTGGTCGTCGTCGGCGTGATCAGCGGGTTCGTGGTCACCAGCCGCAGGAAGAAGCAGCTGCCGCCCAAGGCACCGTCGAGCACGCCGACCATCACGACCCCGCCCGCCGAGCCGCACGTCGGTGACGAGGCGGGGCCGCCGCGGGAGGAACCCCGCCGCACCATCGAGGAGGTGGGCCTCCCCGAGGCGACCGCGACGCCGCCCGCCGTCGAGGACCCCGTCGTGGCCGCCCCGCCTGTGGCGATCGAGGTCCCGGAACCGTCCGCGGGCCGTCTGGTCCGACTGCGGTCCCGGCTCGCCCGCTCGCAGAACACCCTCGGCAAGGGGCTCCTCACGCTGCTCTCGCGTGAGCACCTCGACGAGGAGACGTGGGAGGAGATCGAGGACACCCTGCTCACCGCCGACGTCGGCGTGGCACCCACGCACGAGCTGGTGGAGCGGCTGCGCGAGCGGGTCAGGGTGCTCGGTACGCGTACGCCCGAGGAACTGCGCTCGCTGCTGCGCGAGGAACTGCTCGCGCTCCTGCGTACGGACTTCGACCGCGCCGTGAAGACCGAGAGCGGTCTGGACACCCCGGGTGTCGTGATGGTCGTCGGCGTCAACGGCACCGGCAAGACCACGACGACGGGCAAGCTGGCGCGGGTGCTGGTGGCCGACGGCAGGTCGGTCGTGCTCGGCGCCGCCGACACCTTCCGCGCCGCGGCCGCCGATCAGCTCCAGACGTGGGGCGAGCGCGTGGGCGCGCGTACGGTGCGCGGCCCCGAGGGCGGCGACCCCGCGTCGATCGCCTTCGACGCGGTCAAGGAGGGCATCGCCGAGGGGGCCGACGTCGTCCTGATCGACACGGCGGGGCGTCTGCACACCAAGACCGGGCTGATGGACGAGCTCGGCAAGGTCAAGCGCGTGGTGGAGAAGCACGGTCCGCTGGATGAGGTGCTGCTGGTCCTGGACGCGACGACGGGGCAGAACGGCCTCGTACAGGCGCGGGTGTTCGCCGAGGTCGTGGACATCACCGGCATCGTGCTGACCAAGCTGGACGGCACGGCCAAGGGCGGCATCGTGATCGCGGTTCAGCGTGAACTGGGTGTGCCGGTCAAGCTGATCGGGCTGGGCGAGGGGCCTGACGACCTGGCGCCGTTCGAGCCCGAGGCGTTCGTCGACGCGCTGATCGACGGCTGA
- a CDS encoding IS30 family transposase yields MDFEIREDRQPQGRKKLTREREAYSRLMEQGVSNTEACRIVGINRRTGKRRRYGRNPSGGRKAAPPINAVEPPSVCSRYLREADRIHIADRLREKATIRAIAAELGRSPSTVGREVRRNRHPGNGQYRPHAAQARADARRPRPRPGKIGQNPELRDAIQAGLDERWSPEQICQALRRQFPDRPEMHVVHETVYQALYVQGRGELRRELAGALRSGRAHRQANSRRPRFTEPMVMISDRPAEAGDRAVPGHWEGDLITGKDSASAIGTLVERATRCVMLLHLPDGRGAEQVRDALQETVQRLPAHLKRSLTWDQGSETAEHRSFSTATDVPVYFCDPGSPWQRGPNENTNGLLRQYFPKGTDLAVHSREHLDAVTAQLNGRPRKTLDWETPAERLHKLIAA; encoded by the coding sequence ATGGACTTCGAGATTCGCGAGGACCGGCAGCCGCAGGGACGTAAGAAACTCACTCGTGAGCGGGAGGCATACTCCCGGCTCATGGAGCAGGGCGTGAGCAACACGGAGGCGTGCCGGATCGTCGGGATCAACCGGCGGACCGGGAAACGCCGGCGATACGGACGCAACCCGTCCGGCGGCAGGAAGGCGGCTCCACCGATCAACGCGGTGGAGCCGCCTTCCGTGTGCTCGCGGTACTTGCGCGAGGCCGACCGCATCCATATCGCCGACCGCCTGCGGGAGAAGGCCACGATCCGCGCGATAGCAGCGGAGCTGGGCCGCAGCCCGTCGACGGTCGGCCGTGAAGTCCGCCGCAACCGCCACCCCGGAAACGGGCAGTACCGGCCGCACGCGGCCCAGGCCCGCGCCGATGCCCGCCGGCCCCGCCCCAGGCCCGGGAAGATCGGACAGAACCCCGAGCTGCGGGACGCGATACAGGCGGGCCTGGACGAGCGGTGGAGCCCTGAGCAGATCTGCCAGGCTCTGCGCAGGCAGTTCCCCGACCGGCCGGAGATGCACGTGGTCCACGAAACCGTCTACCAGGCCCTCTACGTCCAAGGACGCGGAGAGCTACGGCGAGAGCTGGCCGGCGCCCTGCGCAGTGGACGTGCCCACCGTCAGGCCAACTCCCGCCGGCCCCGCTTCACCGAGCCGATGGTCATGATCAGCGACCGCCCGGCCGAAGCCGGGGACCGGGCGGTGCCCGGCCACTGGGAAGGCGACCTGATCACCGGCAAGGACAGCGCGTCCGCGATCGGCACCCTGGTCGAGCGTGCCACCCGCTGCGTGATGCTCCTGCACCTGCCTGACGGCCGGGGCGCCGAGCAGGTCCGCGACGCCCTCCAGGAGACCGTGCAGCGACTACCCGCCCACCTCAAGCGGTCTCTGACCTGGGACCAGGGCTCCGAGACGGCCGAACACCGCTCGTTCAGCACCGCCACGGACGTCCCCGTCTACTTCTGTGATCCGGGCAGTCCCTGGCAGCGCGGCCCGAACGAGAACACGAACGGTCTGCTGCGGCAGTACTTTCCCAAGGGCACCGACCTGGCCGTCCACAGCCGCGAGCACCTCGACGCCGTCACCGCCCAGCTCAACGGCCGCCCACGCAAAACGCTCGACTGGGAAACCCCAGCCGAACGCCTGCATAAACTCATCGCGGCCTGA
- a CDS encoding bifunctional DNA primase/polymerase, translating into MGFTIGGIREMRSGSRRRGRAIECTTVAEYTGLWGWDVVPGARAAAGRCSCGADGCRAPGAHPLDHALEVPAGATLDDAAKAWSETPGAAVLLPVGRTFDVIDVAEPAGRRALIRLERMGLPLGPVAATPTGRAHFFVAPGGAAELPELLYRMGWDDAGLDLRCLGAGAHVTAPPSDLGGLGPVRWLRAPVLDTAADPPQARLLLGTLAYVCHRSPVGD; encoded by the coding sequence ATGGGCTTCACGATCGGCGGAATCCGGGAGATGCGGTCCGGTTCACGGCGCCGCGGCCGCGCCATCGAGTGCACGACGGTGGCCGAGTACACAGGGCTCTGGGGCTGGGACGTCGTCCCCGGCGCACGGGCCGCGGCGGGTCGCTGCTCCTGCGGCGCCGACGGATGCCGCGCCCCTGGCGCCCATCCGCTGGACCACGCGCTGGAGGTCCCCGCGGGCGCCACGCTGGACGATGCCGCCAAGGCCTGGTCCGAGACGCCGGGGGCGGCCGTTCTGCTGCCCGTGGGGCGCACCTTCGACGTCATCGACGTCGCCGAACCGGCGGGCCGCCGCGCGCTGATCAGGCTGGAGCGGATGGGGCTGCCGCTGGGCCCCGTCGCCGCGACCCCCACGGGGCGCGCGCACTTCTTCGTCGCTCCGGGCGGCGCGGCCGAACTGCCCGAACTCCTCTACCGGATGGGCTGGGACGACGCCGGTCTCGATCTGCGCTGTCTGGGCGCGGGCGCCCATGTCACCGCCCCGCCGTCCGACCTCGGCGGCCTCGGGCCCGTCCGCTGGCTCCGGGCACCGGTCCTGGACACCGCGGCGGACCCGCCACAGGCGCGGCTGCTGCTCGGGACACTGGCGTACGTCTGCCACCGCTCGCCCGTCGGCGACTGA
- the nsdA gene encoding transcriptional repressor NsdA produces the protein MGGSGADGTATGKRPNEQLSSWFRRSGWSKGELARQVNRRARQMGAHHISTDTSRVRRWLDGEQPREPIPRILSELFSERFGAVVAVEDLGLRSAHQSPSVSGVDLPWAAPQTISLISEFSRSDLMLARRGFLGTSLALAAGPALIEPMQRWLVPTSPAEQDDAGPPGARRHSRLSMPELELLESTTVMFRQWDAQCGGGLRRKAVVGQLHEVTDLLQEPQSDSTARRLFRCAAELAELAGWMSYDVGLQPNAQKYFVLALHAAKEAGDKALGSYILSSMSRQMIHVGRPDDALELIHLAQYGSRDCATARTQSMLYAMEARAYANIGQPGKCKRAVRMAENTFADAGDDGEPEPDWIRFFSEAELNGENAHSYRDLAYVAGRSPTYASLAEPVMERAVQLFEKDEEHQRSYALNLVGMATVHLLKREPERSTPLIKEALGIARKVRSERVSTRLRRTVSAATRDFGELSEISQLTEQLTEELPESAEAV, from the coding sequence GTGGGCGGCAGCGGCGCAGACGGTACGGCCACCGGCAAGCGCCCGAACGAGCAGTTGAGTTCATGGTTCAGGCGCAGCGGCTGGTCCAAAGGCGAACTCGCGCGCCAAGTCAACCGCAGGGCCCGTCAGATGGGCGCGCACCACATCAGCACCGACACTTCGCGGGTGCGCCGCTGGCTCGACGGCGAGCAGCCGCGGGAGCCCATCCCGCGCATTCTCTCGGAGTTGTTCTCCGAGCGCTTCGGCGCCGTCGTCGCGGTCGAAGACCTCGGACTGCGCTCCGCCCACCAGTCCCCCTCGGTGTCCGGCGTCGATCTGCCCTGGGCGGCGCCCCAGACCATCTCCCTGATCAGCGAGTTCTCACGCAGTGACCTGATGCTGGCCCGGCGCGGCTTCCTCGGGACGTCGCTCGCGCTCGCCGCCGGCCCCGCCCTCATCGAGCCGATGCAACGCTGGCTGGTGCCCACCTCGCCGGCCGAGCAGGACGACGCCGGGCCCCCGGGGGCGCGCCGCCACTCCCGGCTCTCCATGCCGGAGTTGGAGCTCCTGGAGTCCACCACGGTGATGTTCCGTCAGTGGGACGCGCAGTGCGGCGGCGGTCTGCGCCGCAAGGCGGTCGTGGGCCAGCTCCACGAGGTGACGGACCTTCTTCAGGAGCCGCAGTCCGACAGCACCGCGCGGCGGCTCTTCAGGTGCGCGGCCGAACTGGCCGAGCTGGCGGGCTGGATGAGCTACGACGTGGGTCTCCAGCCCAACGCCCAGAAGTACTTCGTGCTCGCCCTGCACGCCGCCAAGGAGGCGGGGGACAAGGCCCTCGGGTCGTACATCCTCTCCTCGATGAGCCGTCAGATGATCCATGTCGGCCGCCCCGACGACGCGTTGGAGCTCATCCATCTCGCCCAGTACGGCAGCAGGGACTGCGCCACGGCCCGTACGCAGTCGATGCTGTACGCGATGGAGGCGCGGGCCTACGCGAACATAGGGCAGCCGGGCAAGTGCAAGCGGGCGGTGCGCATGGCGGAGAACACCTTCGCCGACGCGGGCGACGACGGCGAGCCGGAGCCCGACTGGATCCGCTTCTTCTCCGAGGCCGAGCTCAACGGCGAGAACGCGCACTCCTATCGGGACCTCGCCTATGTGGCAGGGCGCAGCCCGACGTACGCCTCGCTCGCCGAGCCCGTCATGGAGCGCGCCGTCCAGCTCTTCGAGAAGGACGAGGAGCATCAGCGGTCGTACGCGCTGAACCTCGTCGGAATGGCCACGGTCCACCTTCTTAAGAGGGAGCCCGAGCGGTCGACCCCTCTTATCAAGGAGGCGCTCGGCATCGCCAGGAAAGTGCGCTCCGAGCGCGTCAGCACCCGATTGCGCAGAACGGTTTCCGCGGCCACCCGGGACTTCGGTGAGCTCTCCGAGATCAGCCAGCTCACCGAGCAGCTCACGGAAGAACTCCCGGAGTCCGCGGAAGCGGTCTGA
- a CDS encoding ammonium transporter: protein MNGADTAFVLISAALVMLMTPGLAFFYGGMVRVKSALNMLIMSFISLGIVSLLWVLYGYSLTFGDDIGAGLLGNFDHIGLKGINAETLTGGTEGIPVYAFALFQLMFAVLTPALMSGALADRVKFTAWSLFIALWVTVVYFPVAHWVWQADGWLFKLEVIDFAGGTAVHINAGIGALAAVLVVGKRIGFKKDPMRPHSLPLVVLGAALLWFGWFGFNAGSALAANGTAAMMAFNTQIATGAAMLGWLIYERIRHGAFTTLGAASGAVAGLVAITPSGAHVNPFGALLIGVVAGAACSWAVSLKYKLGYDDSLDVVGVHLVGGVIGTLLVGVLAIDGVGGASQLGKQAIGAFSVMGYSFVVSWILAKIVDVTIGFRASEDDETSGVDMAFHAESAYDFSAVGGSPSSRSSATATDKDLGAAARNKKVDV from the coding sequence TTGAATGGCGCAGATACCGCATTCGTATTGATCAGTGCCGCGCTCGTCATGTTGATGACGCCCGGCCTGGCCTTCTTCTACGGCGGCATGGTCCGGGTGAAAAGCGCCCTGAACATGCTCATCATGTCCTTCATCTCTCTCGGCATCGTCAGCTTGCTGTGGGTGCTGTACGGGTACTCGCTCACCTTCGGTGACGACATCGGTGCAGGACTGCTCGGCAACTTCGACCACATCGGTCTGAAGGGCATCAACGCCGAGACGCTCACGGGCGGCACCGAGGGAATCCCCGTCTACGCCTTCGCCCTCTTCCAGCTGATGTTCGCCGTACTTACCCCGGCGCTCATGAGCGGCGCCCTCGCCGACCGCGTCAAATTCACCGCCTGGTCCCTGTTCATCGCCCTGTGGGTCACCGTCGTGTACTTCCCGGTCGCGCACTGGGTGTGGCAGGCCGACGGCTGGCTCTTCAAGCTGGAAGTGATCGACTTCGCCGGTGGTACGGCGGTCCACATCAACGCCGGTATCGGAGCACTCGCCGCGGTCCTTGTCGTCGGCAAGCGCATCGGCTTCAAGAAGGACCCGATGCGGCCGCACAGCCTGCCGCTGGTGGTCCTCGGCGCCGCGCTGCTGTGGTTCGGCTGGTTCGGCTTCAACGCCGGCTCCGCACTCGCCGCCAACGGCACGGCCGCCATGATGGCCTTCAACACGCAGATCGCCACCGGCGCGGCCATGCTCGGCTGGCTCATCTACGAGCGCATCAGGCACGGCGCGTTCACCACACTCGGCGCGGCCTCAGGAGCCGTCGCCGGTCTCGTGGCGATCACCCCGTCCGGCGCGCACGTCAACCCGTTCGGCGCGCTGCTCATCGGCGTCGTCGCCGGAGCGGCCTGCTCGTGGGCCGTCAGCCTCAAGTACAAGCTGGGCTACGACGACTCGCTCGACGTGGTCGGCGTCCACCTCGTCGGCGGCGTCATCGGCACCCTGCTCGTCGGTGTCCTCGCCATCGACGGCGTCGGCGGGGCCTCGCAGCTCGGCAAGCAGGCGATCGGTGCCTTCTCGGTGATGGGCTACTCCTTCGTCGTCTCCTGGATCCTCGCCAAGATCGTCGATGTCACCATCGGCTTCCGGGCCTCCGAGGACGACGAGACCAGCGGTGTGGACATGGCATTCCACGCGGAATCCGCCTATGACTTCAGCGCGGTGGGAGGCTCGCCCTCCAGCCGAAGCAGTGCGACCGCTACGGACAAGGACCTCGGCGCCGCGGCGCGGAACAAGAAGGTGGACGTATGA
- a CDS encoding [protein-PII] uridylyltransferase, with protein sequence MTTPEETTGQPDPGPSGYAAARLRLLHDKTPSGPPRRAALARLTDDWLHALFTAAVRAVGVQGASLVAVGGYGRGELSPRSDLDLLLLHDGSSDAAAIAALADRVWYPVWDLGLALDHSVRTTAEARKTAGQDLKVQLGLLDARHVVGDPAPTAALRTAVLADWRNQAPKRLPELDELCRERAERQGELQFLLEPDIKEARGGLRDATALRAVAASWLADAPREGLAEARRALLDVRDALHLTTGRATDRLALQEQDGVAAELGVGDADELLRQVYQAARTVSYASDVTWREVNRVLRSRAGRPRLRSLLGGSRPAPERTPLAEGVVEQDGEAVLARTARVERDPVLPLRAAAAAAQSGLPISPYVVRRLAAAHPLSAPWPAAAREEFVTLLGAGEPTVPVWEAFEAEGLITRLIPEWEHVRCRPQRNAVHTWTVDRHLVETAVEASALTRRVSRPDLLLVAALLHDIGKGLPGDHSEAGEPVARTVALRIGFDRADADVVAALVRHHLLLVETATRRDLDDPATVSSVAEKIDSLSTLELLHALTEADALATGPAAWSAWRGSLVTDLVGRVAAALAGRAPAAARPVVTSAEQERLAVEALRTGGPVLSLHTHSEPPQEDDEPEPVGVELLIALPDRPGVLPAAAGVLALHRLTVRAADLRIVEPPTALGDASDVLLLTWRVAAAYGSLPQATRLRADLVRALDGSLGIRSRLAEREASYPRRRGTQAPPPRVTVVPDSSELATVIEVRAQDAPGLLHRIGRALEEAAVRVRSAHVSTLGANAVDTVYITRPDGAVLTDGEAATAAKMVEEALRG encoded by the coding sequence GTGACCACCCCTGAAGAGACGACCGGACAACCCGACCCCGGACCCAGCGGCTACGCGGCGGCCCGGCTGCGCCTTCTCCACGACAAGACGCCGTCCGGGCCGCCGCGCCGCGCCGCGCTGGCGCGGCTCACGGACGACTGGCTGCACGCCCTGTTCACCGCCGCGGTCCGTGCGGTCGGCGTCCAGGGAGCGTCCCTCGTCGCCGTCGGCGGCTACGGACGGGGCGAACTGTCCCCCCGCAGCGACCTCGACCTTCTCCTCCTGCACGACGGCAGCTCCGACGCCGCGGCCATCGCCGCTCTCGCGGACCGCGTCTGGTATCCCGTGTGGGACCTGGGGCTCGCCCTCGACCACTCCGTACGTACGACGGCCGAGGCCCGCAAGACGGCAGGCCAGGACCTGAAGGTGCAGCTCGGCCTCCTCGACGCCCGTCATGTCGTCGGCGACCCGGCGCCGACCGCCGCCCTGCGCACCGCGGTACTCGCCGACTGGCGCAACCAGGCCCCGAAACGCCTTCCCGAACTCGACGAACTCTGCCGCGAACGCGCCGAGCGCCAGGGCGAGTTGCAGTTCCTTCTCGAACCCGACATCAAGGAGGCACGGGGCGGGCTCAGGGACGCCACCGCGCTGCGCGCCGTCGCCGCGTCCTGGCTCGCCGACGCCCCCAGGGAGGGACTCGCCGAGGCCCGCCGCGCGCTCCTCGACGTACGCGACGCCCTGCACCTGACGACCGGCCGGGCCACGGACCGGCTCGCGCTCCAGGAGCAGGACGGCGTCGCCGCGGAGCTCGGAGTGGGCGACGCCGACGAACTCCTGCGGCAGGTCTACCAGGCCGCCCGCACCGTGTCGTACGCCTCCGACGTCACCTGGCGCGAGGTCAACCGCGTCCTGCGCTCCCGCGCCGGCCGTCCCCGGCTCCGTTCCCTCCTCGGCGGCAGCAGGCCCGCCCCGGAGCGCACGCCGCTCGCCGAAGGTGTCGTGGAGCAGGACGGCGAGGCCGTACTCGCCAGGACGGCGCGCGTCGAACGCGACCCCGTCCTGCCGCTGCGCGCCGCTGCCGCCGCCGCGCAGTCCGGGCTGCCGATCTCGCCCTACGTCGTCCGGCGGCTCGCCGCCGCGCACCCGCTGTCCGCCCCGTGGCCCGCGGCGGCGCGCGAGGAATTCGTCACGTTGCTCGGGGCGGGGGAGCCGACCGTCCCCGTCTGGGAGGCGTTCGAGGCCGAAGGGCTCATCACCCGCCTCATCCCCGAGTGGGAGCACGTCCGCTGCCGCCCCCAGCGCAACGCCGTCCACACCTGGACGGTGGACCGCCACCTCGTCGAGACCGCGGTCGAGGCCTCCGCGCTGACCCGACGCGTGAGCCGCCCCGACCTGCTCCTGGTCGCCGCCCTGCTCCACGACATCGGCAAGGGGCTGCCCGGCGACCACTCCGAGGCCGGGGAGCCCGTCGCGCGCACCGTGGCGCTGCGGATCGGCTTCGACCGCGCCGACGCGGACGTCGTCGCCGCCCTCGTACGCCACCATCTGCTGCTCGTCGAGACGGCGACGCGGCGCGACCTGGACGACCCGGCCACCGTCAGCTCCGTCGCAGAGAAGATCGACTCGCTGTCCACCCTGGAACTGCTGCACGCGCTCACCGAGGCCGACGCGCTCGCCACCGGGCCCGCCGCCTGGTCCGCGTGGCGCGGGTCCCTCGTCACGGACCTCGTCGGCCGCGTCGCCGCCGCCCTCGCCGGCAGGGCGCCCGCCGCAGCGCGCCCCGTCGTGACCAGCGCGGAGCAGGAACGCCTCGCTGTCGAGGCGCTGCGCACCGGCGGCCCCGTCCTGTCCCTCCACACCCACTCGGAGCCTCCTCAGGAGGACGACGAACCGGAGCCGGTCGGCGTCGAACTGCTCATCGCCCTTCCCGACCGCCCCGGCGTCCTGCCGGCCGCGGCAGGGGTCCTCGCGCTGCACCGTCTCACCGTGCGGGCGGCCGATCTGCGCATCGTCGAACCGCCCACGGCGCTCGGTGACGCCTCCGACGTGCTGCTGCTCACCTGGCGGGTCGCGGCGGCGTACGGCTCCCTGCCCCAGGCGACGCGGCTGCGCGCCGACCTCGTACGCGCCCTGGACGGTTCGCTCGGCATCCGGTCCCGGCTGGCGGAGCGCGAGGCGTCCTATCCCCGGCGGCGCGGCACCCAGGCTCCGCCGCCCCGTGTGACGGTGGTGCCGGACAGCTCGGAACTCGCCACCGTCATCGAGGTGCGCGCGCAGGACGCCCCGGGTCTGCTGCACCGGATCGGGCGGGCGCTGGAGGAGGCGGCGGTACGGGTCCGCAGCGCGCACGTGTCCACGCTGGGCGCGAACGCGGTGGACACCGTCTACATCACGCGCCCCGACGGGGCCGTCCTGACGGACGGGGAGGCGGCGACGGCCGCGAAGATGGTGGAGGAGGCCCTGCGCGGCTGA
- a CDS encoding P-II family nitrogen regulator yields the protein MKLITAVVKPHRLDEIKEALQAFGVHGLTVTEASGYGRQRGHTEVYRGAEYTVDLVPKIRIEVLVEDGDAEQLIEVVVKAARTGKIGDGKVWSVPVDTAVRVRTGERGPDAL from the coding sequence ATGAAGCTCATCACCGCAGTCGTCAAGCCACACCGACTGGACGAGATCAAGGAGGCACTCCAGGCCTTCGGCGTCCACGGGCTGACGGTCACGGAAGCCAGCGGTTACGGCCGGCAGCGCGGCCACACCGAGGTCTACCGGGGCGCGGAGTACACCGTCGACCTCGTGCCGAAGATCCGCATCGAGGTGCTGGTCGAGGACGGTGACGCCGAGCAGCTCATCGAGGTGGTCGTGAAGGCCGCCAGGACGGGCAAGATCGGCGACGGCAAGGTGTGGAGTGTGCCGGTGGACACGGCGGTCCGGGTACGTACGGGGGAACGCGGCCCGGACGCCCTCTGA